ATGCGCGAAACTTGAGCAAGCTGGCTAACCTTTGATTTCTTTAACGACACGAATACCTCATTTAAGGTTTTGACATGACTTAATTTGGCTTTGAGAAATAAGGAATTTGCAGAAGGTTAGAGGTGTCTGGATTGTGTCACTCATCAGCCAACACCGAAGCAATCAGTTTTACTGACCGTGATTAAGCGAACACGGACGTAACATGCAGAGACTGCTCTCGTTTTCTTGAGCTATTGGACCTTCCGTCGCGAGCTCAGCAGAATTGCCTGCTTGCCTGCCTTCACGAGGGGAGCCAGCCCAGTCTTGTCAGCGCGCGACGGTGTGGTGGAAGATGGCGCTAGCCGAATGGAAATCCTAATGACAGTCTCCAAATTTGCCTCTTTTTGTACCATGGTGAGTGCACAGCAGTCTCATACTGACATTAGGCAGACTATGGGGGGATACGAATACCGTGGCTGCACTGTTATTCGCTTTTAAAACTGTGcaattataaataaaagcagtttatACGGGTTTCTGTGCTAGCCAAGCAGTTTTCCGACCATTGCAAAGCAACCAGCCACCCACTGCCTTCTTCGCTCTGCTCTTCTTGCTAACGGCAGTAGATGGACACTCTTGTGTTGATTGTTTTTAACTCACAGTTTACGGACATATTTGGTTATTATTTGTCGTAGTACAAGTACAATGACAgtgcacctgctgctgctgggattctcagctaactagctaacgtGAAGGCAAGTAAAGCTAAACCAACGTTACAGCCAACAACTGGAACACAGCTGGATAATGGATGACTTCCGACTGAGAGACGATTAATCTGCAGTATGTGTAGGGGAATCGtcaaaaaaaggttaaattGGTGTGTTGGCCATTGACAAACTACCAGATATTATTAACGCAGGTAATGACGACATGGTTTAACATTAGCTACGCAGTTGTGGATCCGTTCCAAGTCCATGTCCACTCTGCACAGTTTGTTGCTGTCTGCACATTGTATCGTAGTATATAATCCCTTACAAAATCATGCTAGAGGGATATGTATTTCCATAAAGAGCCAGCCAGCTCTGGTTACAAAATAAACCTCTGCACTTTAGTATTTTCTATTTTGACACATGCAGTTTTGTCATCCCAGCCGAGTTTtgcatttaaaagctttttgGGATGAGAGTCAGCACTGGCCAGGGACTTAACTGTCGGTTAAAGATGATGCATGCTTTTAGCTCTAATGGCATGAAGGGGCAGAGTGGAGGTAGTATGGGAAACATGCATGGTCTTGAAGGCGTTAAGCAcccattagtttttttttttcttgttttatccCAGCAACAAATGACCTTGAAAATGCTGCTGCTAGCATCTAATTTGGTTAGTTACTTACTGAGTAAGAGGTAgtatttatgtaattttgtCATTGTTATGTTCCAAACAAATAGCTGAATTTGCAGTATATCTTGTTTCaagaaaataacagatttttttttttttttttggctctgttCATATACAGGGCGCCAATGCCTCTGCTCTGGAGAAAGAGATTGGATCTGAGCAGTTTCCGGTCAATGAGCACTACTTCGGCCTGGTCAATGTAAGTGAATGATACACAATGCAGGTccattgttttttataaatttcCACCCAACTCATATGCACACTGATTCTACTGTACACCATATTTGATTTTAGTTTGGAAACACCTGCTACTGCAACTCGGTGCTGCAGGCTCTGTACTTCTGCCGGCCATTTCGAGAAAAGATTTTGGCGTACCGCAGTCAGCCTCGGCGGAAGGAGAACCTGCTCACCTGCCTGGCTGACCTTTTCCACAGCATTGCCAACCAGAAGAGGAAAGTGGGCGTCATACCACCCAAGAAGTTCATCACACGGCTACGCAAGGAGAATGGTGAGATGAAACTGATTAACTCAGGAAGATTGGTGTGTTCAAAAGAGGCCATAACAGAGTGTCAAGTCATCATtctaacaaaaataaattcctTATTCTCTTGTTTCTCCTTGTTGGCTGATTATTCCCACAGTTTACGGAGAACATTATATCCAGAGGATCCTGAAGTACCTGCTGAGCACGTAAAACAGCTGAATTACAACTCTAAGTCTCtctttttgtatattttctccCTCAGAGCTGTTTGACAACTACATGCAGCAGGATGCCCACGAGTTCCTGAATTACCTGCTCAACACCATTGCTGATCTGCTACAGGAGGAAAGGAAGCAGGACAAGACCAATGGCCGCCTTGCCAACGGTACGTTGGACTCccagaacaacaacagcaatgcCACGCCCGCTCCCACCTGGGTCCATGAGATCTTCCAAGGCACTCTGACCAATGAGACACGCTGCCTCACCTGTGAAACGGTAAAATGCTTCTATTTAATCTTAAGGGGAAATTTGAGTGGATTGCACCAAACATCCTCTACCATGTGTCACCATAGTCCTGTTTAAACACACTTTCATTCAAGTCAAACAGTCCCACTGCTGATGTCAGGGTTCGTAAACTTACAAAGATTAAGTGTGTTGGCACATGTTAGAGAACAGGTTAGCACTGTGTGTGCTATAGTTTCCTTTCAGTGCGTGCAAACAATGTCTTAAGCAAATACAACAGAACGACATACAGTATGATTTTTACTTCCGTATGGCCACAGCTCATAGTTTGGTAGTAAGACATTTCATTAGTATTCCAGACTGATCAAGCAGATGTATTTATCCAGGATTTAGATTTAGATGCTTTTAGCCTATTTTGatgtcctcttttctttttcagataaGCAGCAAAGATGAGGACTTTCTGGATCTTTCTGTGGATGTAGAACAGAATACCTCCATCACACACTGCCTCAGGTAAAACAACCACATGTAGAAGCAGATCTATATCAAGCATTGAGGAAGTAGAATTGGTACTctagttgattgacagaaagttaatctgcaactattttgataattaacaaaaataaatgtcgataaaaaatgtaaaacatttgatggttccagATGCCCAAGGGAGGGGGAGCGGCTCTcgtttgatttatttcttttagtaAATTGAATTTCTTTGGGGTTTGAACTATTGGTCAGACAAAATGAAGTCAAACGTTTGTGGtggacagttttgtttttgttttgttttcaagacTAACCATTGCTCAATTAATATAGAAAACAATCTacaaattaattgataatgaagaTAATGGTTAGTTTTTATACTACTAGTTGCAGGCCtagttgcattttttttttatgttacaaCTCCCTATTTAATGTAATGCAAAAATTGACAAATTATAATCTAGGATCATGGCACTGGTGAATATCACTGGGgcttttacatatttttgaGCCTCTAACTTACAAAATAGTAACATTATAGAGGTTGTGATGAAGCatgtagttttaattttttttcatttatgcattttatttaaaacaagtcTCATGAAGTTCGTTTGCCAGCTGTTGGTTTGAGGCTGCTTCCTTCATTGGTAAATGACTGATAAAAGATCTGTTTGAGTCAGAAGTTTGAAAAAAACGTTCTCACAATTAGTAAAGAACACAAGGTGAAAATTACACTCTGCACTGTGTCCTTCACCAACCTGCATGAAGGGAATTCAGTATTTGAAATGACAACATTTATTTGTAGATTTGGGTTTCAGACCGACCAGTTTTCTCTTACTTCCCCTTCTCAGAGGTTTCAgtaacacagagacactgtgcAGTGAGTATAAATACTACTGTGAAGAATGTAGAAGCAAGCAGGAGGCACACAAGAGGTAAGTGCCAAGGTTCATTCTTTATGTATGAATTTCAGTTTATTCAGTGCATTGCTGTCTGTTGGTTGGGTATTTAGACCCTGTGTCTGACAGTGTAATATTTGTGATTTAGGATGCGTGTAAAGAAGCTGCCAATGATCCTGGCTCTGCACCTGAAGCGCTTTAAGTACATGGAGCAGCTGCAGCGCTACACCAAGCTGTCGTATCGCGTTGTCTTCCCCCTGGAGCTCCGCCTCTTCAACACCTCTGGGGACGCCACCAATCCTGAGAGGCTCTACGACCTGGTCGCTGTGGTGGTGCATTGTGGGAGGTGTGTAGGTGAACACACAGCCAGAATACAACACCTTATAACCGTCTCCACAGCAACCAGAGACGCAGAGAAGTCATTGTGCtaataataaaatgcatttgtgtCTATTGGCCCAAGAATAAAGGCACATTAGAGTCTAGGTCGCATCTCACATGAGAAAACACAGACCATCATCCATCATtgttcagctgtgttttctcagCGGCAGTTTTGACCCAGAGTGAGTGGGAGttagtctgtctgtgtttatgcagGGTGTTTCCTTATCTCTTGCATAGTGCATGCTGGAACAGACTCCGGCCCTCCATGACTCTGGTAGGAATAATAGAGTgaggaaaatgaattaaaaggTCAGACTTCTCTGGACTTGAGTGAGTTAGGAGTCTTACAGATGTAAATTatctgtctgagtgtctgagtcCTCTCTTCTGCTGTTAAGCTGAACTCCCATTTCAGCTTTGCCAGGGTTATTTTCAGAGCAGGGAGCTGTATCATGGAATTGATTGCAATGGTATGAGGCTATATACTGTAGTGTGAGAGGGTTCCATTATTGTTATATCATGATGTGCTTAAatgatacagtatgttttctatATCTGCTTCAAGTGATACAGTAGACTCACACCACAACACTGATTGTATCCTAATACAAAATCACAATACTCACTCAGAAATTAATACTTCAGTCAGCCTTTAAAAAGTTATTCATTAGTATTAAAATCAAACTACCCCAATAGTGGTATATTTAATAAATCGGACTATTGGGAAGAAGTGACCCCCCCACATTTAGTTCACTTGCTGATGTAATATATTTTCATGGGTGTCCTGGTTGCAAAGTGGTTTATGTTGCTGAGGATGTAATCACGAAAAGGCTGCACAGTAAAAGCCATCTATTAAAACAAGCTgatcatgacttttcatgaaaAGCACAGAATACAAAATCTTAAGTTGCAGTAATGAGGACAAACATCGGGTTAGTCAGGTTTAAAcagaaattttacatttttaacttttgtaTATGTGGATCAGTTTCACATAAGTCAAACAGTTAGGGGAAGAGCTGCAGGTGCCTATGAAAGTGGGGGAGAACCATATAGTGATGTTAAGCAGTGCCTGTTCTCACGCTGTGGCTGTCGCACCTTGATAGTTGTTGGGTAATACCTTGAAGTTGGAATAACAAAAATCCTCTTAGAAATCCAGTGAACCACACTTAGCCAGTGTTTTAGAAAATATGCCAATTTGACCTACACACTAGAGttatgtttccttttttcatatAGGTTTGGTCATTAATTACTTTTCTTCATCAAGTGCATACTAaccacagctgaaaacacacatttatcaacattttaatattagATTTCTGTCAGTATTGGCAATCTCTATTGTTACCTTTTAATGTCATATTCAGTGAGTCCAATACCCGACTAGCTTCAGTGTAGTGCTGGTCTGACGTGATCAGTCATTCCATTTTCAACATGTGACATGTTTAGTTTGCAGCTACACAGATTTATATTCTATTGAAGTTCCACACACGTGTTTCCACTTGTTCTGCTGATAagacctctgctcaggttgaaGAAGGGTGGAGCTATGCAGGTATTACACAAAGTCACCGAActtcacaaacaaataaaaagatgatAAAGGTGCAACTTCTCCCTGTACTGAAACTAACAGGCGGAGCTTTGCACTTAGTTATAGAAATGCCAAGTCAAATATGGGTGTCTCACATCAACCAAATACAGTTGTTCAGTGTAATTAAACCCAAATTAAATGGGTATGGTGTTATGCTGTCAGTGTCCAGTATTTTAATCTTAACATGACAAACTCTGTAGTGATACAACCATCCCAAGGAATCTAATCAGGTAAAATAGTGAGAGTGGGCCATGGATGTATAGGGCCTTCAATGTCTGGATAATGAGATTGTCTTGGCTAAGATTTACTTTTGTACAGCTGatagtgttttatttcttttcagtgGTCCAAACAGGGGTCACTACATTGCCATCGTGAAAAGTCATGACTTCTGGTTGCTGTTTGATGATGATATTGTAGAGGTGAGTGAGTCTGTTTGTAATACTTTAGTTGCATGTCTTTTTGCAGAATATTGGCTTTTCTAACGCTGCTGTATGTCACCTGTCTGTTCCTGTAGAAAATTGATGCACAGGCCATAGAAGAATTCTACGGTCTCACTTCTGAAATCTCCAAGAACTCTGAGTCAGGCTACATCCTCTTTTACCAGTCCAGAGACTAAATGTGGATTTTGAGTGTTTCACCACAGAAACCAGGAGCAATGCTCTGTTCCCTTGTTGTGGGGAAGAGTGGACCATAAACACACCACAGCAGCCTGCATGGTGTCCTACCTGCTCGCACAGCTGTAATTCATACCTGTGCTTTCACGCACTCGGCGCTGCAGCTCAGCCATGGAAGTTCCGCCTATGTACCAGCTGTCCCTCCCGGCCTCTGTGTCTTTCCCACCCCATCATCCCCTTCACTCTGGCtggacgctgctgctgctgcagggacaATGAGACgataatgaatgaaaacagtgtcaagattgtttttaaaaaaagacattgaatGAGAGCTGTACAGATGTTGGCTGGTCGTATGAGTGGCGTATTCGTTTTTGCCTTGGGTGTGGGGTTGAATGGGTATTTAACAATTCATGATGTAATATTGGCCTGGTGTTTTCACCCCTCACTCTTATTCTGCGCTGGGATTTACTGAGAGTGGATCATGTTTTAGATCATGGATGGAAAGGAGGGCGCGTGGGGGGTGAGTGTCCCACTTATGGGGCCCACTGGGTTGTGTATTTCTACAGTGTACAGAATGGTATTTGTATAAATATTACAAGAAGATAATATTATCATTGGAAAATGTTAGACCTTGAGAAGATGTATTAACACTATGGTGCACTTTTGATACCGTTTTGTAGGTGTTGGCAAGTTTAATGTGAGGGTTTGCTTGAAAAGGCCTGTTGTGAAGcgatcattttctgttttaaagaaAACGAAATAAAGCCGGTAAGATTGAGGCAGGGTGTGCTCTCGTTACTGTCCCACAGGTACGCACTGATGACTCATACGAGCTCAACATCGCCCCGTAGCGGTGTCATCTGGAAGCTCTGCCTTCCCACTGCAACAGGAGCTATTTATAATCCATTCAGACTCCAAAGGCAGGTGCTTTGGAATAACGcccacgcgcacacacacagccgacTTAACGCTTGGTCAGCTAAGTGTGTGGTCAGATATATGCACATCAACAACTCACCCACTGGCTCCTCATCAGCCGAGGTGTCTTGGAGGCTGCGCCGCAAGGATGGAGAGACGAGGCAGAGAAGAtggaggacaggacaggagaggggagggagggagaggaggaggttggtGACACACATCAGGGTTG
This DNA window, taken from Seriola aureovittata isolate HTS-2021-v1 ecotype China chromosome 20, ASM2101889v1, whole genome shotgun sequence, encodes the following:
- the usp12a gene encoding ubiquitin carboxyl-terminal hydrolase 12A, which gives rise to MEILMTVSKFASFCTMGANASALEKEIGSEQFPVNEHYFGLVNFGNTCYCNSVLQALYFCRPFREKILAYRSQPRRKENLLTCLADLFHSIANQKRKVGVIPPKKFITRLRKENELFDNYMQQDAHEFLNYLLNTIADLLQEERKQDKTNGRLANGTLDSQNNNSNATPAPTWVHEIFQGTLTNETRCLTCETISSKDEDFLDLSVDVEQNTSITHCLRGFSNTETLCSEYKYYCEECRSKQEAHKRMRVKKLPMILALHLKRFKYMEQLQRYTKLSYRVVFPLELRLFNTSGDATNPERLYDLVAVVVHCGSGPNRGHYIAIVKSHDFWLLFDDDIVEKIDAQAIEEFYGLTSEISKNSESGYILFYQSRD